CCAGGTGCTCAAGGGCCTCGTGTTCGACCGCCCGGTGGACGAACTCGAGCTCGAGGTGCTGCCGGGCGCCACCACGGACGGCCGGACACTGGTCGACGCAAGCATCCGCGGGGACGGTGTCCTGCACTTCCGGGCGACCTTGCTGCTGGCCGCGGCGGCGGAAACCGCACCGCACAAGGCGATTCCGAGCGGGTCGGCCAGTGACGCGAACATCTACCGGGACGGCATCCAGTTCCACGGTCCGGCGCTGCAAGGTCTGCGCATGGTGCGGGCCGCCTCGGACGACGCCATCGTGTTCGATTGCGCGCTGCCCGCGGCGCGCGTAGCGAACGGCGCCTACGCGAGCCGGTTGCACGACCCGGTGCTCGCCGATCTGATCCTGCAGGGGCCGCCGGTGCTCGGGTACCGGCTGCTCGGCGCGGCGTGCCTGCCGCTCGGTGCCGGCCGCGTGGACTACTACGAGCCGCTGCCCGGCGACGAAAGTTTCGTGCTCATCGTGGACAACCCGCGGGCCGGACGATTCGACGCACGCATCGATGCCACCGCGGTCACGGCGGACGGCACGGTGCTGCAACGTTTCTCGGATGTCACCGTGGTTACCACGCCGGATTTGACAGAGAAGTTCCAGACCTCGGTGAGGAGGTGGATGGCATGACAGTGCTGGAATTCGACGGCATACCGTTCGATCGAACGGGTACGGGTATCGCCGCGCAAGCCGCCCCGCACGACAGCGCGGCGGTGGCCGGTGACAGTGCATCGCACACCACGGCGGGGAATCCGTTGCGCGACGGGGACGGCGATTCCCGCCCACCACGACTCATGCAGCCGCTGAGCGAAATCCGCGCGGGGGTAGTGACTGCTCATCGCGCGGCACTCGCCGCCCAGGTGGCTTTGCAGCGTGCAGCGTGGCAGCGGGCCGTTTCATCCGAGGCTCATGGCCGCAGCGGGTCCGGGCTTGCCCGGAAACATGATTCGGCGGCGGCACCGGCAGGTGCCGGTGTGCAACCGTCCGCCGATCAAGTAACTCCCGCAGCACCGGAGCCGGCCTTCAAGCCGTTGGCGCGGACCCGGCGCACCGCCCTGGACCGAGACGCGTTGCAGCGACTCACCGACGGCGACCTGGTCGGGGTGTTCGGCACGGCTTACCACCGCCACGGGGTCGACTCCGCAGCCCGGCTCGCCGCCGGACAGCCGCTGGCGCTGACCGGAGTGACCGCCATCGAATTGCGCGGCGGTACCGGGAAAGGCCGTCTCGCCGCCACTTTCGACGGCGACCCGCACGCGGCGGCAGTGCAGGCGGCCGAGTTGTTCGCGCTGTTCACCGGGATGCACCTGTGCCTGTCGGGCAGCACGCTCGCGGCCGCACCGGTGCGCGGCCGCGCCGAGCGTGCGGCGGGCACACTCGAACTCCTTGTCACCGACATCGATCTGATCCCGCGTCCGTACGTCACCGCTACGGTGGCTTTCGCGGGCGCGCAAGCGGACTCGCTGGTCACCGTCTCCGTCGTCGAGCCCGTCGGCGCCGCCGTCGGTCCCGGCGCGGCCGCCCCGGGCACACTGCTGAACGAATTCCACATGACGCATCTGTCCCGCGGCGATCAAAGCATCGCCATGGGACCGGAATTCGCGGAGTACACCGGCGTGCGCGCCACCCGGCTGCCCACCGGCGGTCTGCTGTTGGTCGACCGCGTGCTCGAATTCGACGGTGCTCGTGGACGTTTGGACAATGCCGCCTACACCAGCGAATACGATTCGCCGGCGGACTCCTGGTACTACGGCGACACCGCCAACGATTCGATGCCGCATTTCGTCTATATGGAGACCTCGTTGCAGGCGGCGCTGCTGATGGGGTATTACGCGGGGCCGACGCTCACTCAGCCGGGTGTCACGTTGAGCCTGCGCAACCTGGGCGGCGCGGCGACGGTACTGCGGCAGGTCGACCTGCGGGACAAGACGATCGAGCAGTCCTCCCGGCTGCTGTCGACCACCATCCTGCCCGGATCGTCGTTGCAGACCTTCGATTACACGCTGAGTGTGGACGGTGCGCCGTTCTACATCGGTGAGACCATGTTCGGCTACTTCAGCGACGAGGCGCTAGCGAACCAGACCGGACTCGACGCGGGACGGACCGCGCCGACCTGGCTGGACGAACACGCGGACGCGGCCGTCCGGCGGATCGACGTGGCCGCTCGCCGGGCCGACCCGCGGGCGTCGCTGTGTGCGCGGCGGACCCTGGCACTCATCGACGAGATCGATGTGGTCGACGGCGGCGGGAAATACGATGCGGGATATCTGCATTCACTGCGCGCGATCGACGGGTCGGACTGGTACTTCGAGCGGCACTTCCATCTCGATCCGGTGATCCCCGGGTCGCTGGGGGTCGAGTCGGTCGTGCACGCGCTCCAGGAGTGGCTGCTCGACGCGGGCTACGCGGAGGGCATGCGCGACCCGGTGTTTCGTATCCCCGCCGATATCGCCTTCAGCTGGCGCTACCGCGGGCAGTTCCTGCCGACCGACGGCACGGTCGAGTTGGAGGCGCACATCAAGGAGATCCGGCGCGGCCCGCGCGGGGTCACCGTTATCGCGGACGGGTCGCTGTGGAAGCCGGGCTTGCGGATCTACGAATTGCTCGACCTCGCGGTCGAACTCGTCGAGCGGGAGGACGAACAGTGACCGCATCGCGGACCGGTGTAGTCGCGGCGAGCGCCGCGGAGATCGCGGCGCTGCTGCTCGACGTGCGACGACCGTGCTGGATCGTGCGCCACGACGGCAGGGTGGGGGCGACGTCGGACGAGAGCGTAGCGGCCGGTGCGCAGGTGCTCGCCGCCGTCGCGCCGCTGCCGCCGGAACTACTGGGCGACAGGCGTTTCGCCGCCGCCCACGGCGTCCGTGCCGCCTATGCGGCGGGGGCCATGGCCAACGGTATCGCCTCGCCCGCATTGGTTTCGGCGATGGCGCGAGCAGGCTATCTGGCCTCGTACGGTGCCGCGGGCGTCACCCCCGCCGCCGTGGACTCGGCTCTCGGCGAGCTGACTCGCACACTGGACGGTAAACCGTTCGCCTGCAACCTGATCCACAGTCCGTCGGAGCCGGCGCTGGAGCGGGCGATCGTCGACTCTTGTCTGCGGCATCGGGTGCGTTGCGTGGAGGCCTCGGCGTTCATGGGGCTGACCGCGGAAGTGGTGCGCTACCGGGTGGCCGGGCTCGGGGTGGACCGGCAAGGGCGGGTCGAGGTCCGGAACCGGTTGATCGCGAAGGTATCCCGGGTCGAGGTCGCCGAGCCGTTCCTGCGGCCCGCACCGGCGCATCTGCTGCGCGGCTTGGTCGAAGCGGGCGACGTGACGGCCGAGCAGGCGCGGTTGGCCGAACAGGTGCCGATGGCCGACGACATCACGGCCGAGGCCGATTCGGGCGGGCACACCGACCGCAGGCCGCTGCTGGTGCTGTTGCCGGAAATCATCGCGGCGCGGGATCGGAGCACACTGCCCGCGGCGGCCGCCGTACGGATCGGCGCGGCGGGCGGCATCGGCACACCGGCGGCCGCGGCGGCCGCGTTCGCGCTGGGCGCGGCCTATGTGGTGACCGGCTCGATCAATCAGGCGACCCGGGAAGCCGCCCAGTGCGCGACCACGAAACAGCTACTCGCCCAGGCGGATTTCGCAGACTGCACGATGGCGCCCTCGTCGGACATGTTCGAACTCGGTGTGCAGGTGCAAGTGTTACGTCGCGGCACCATGTTCGCGGCCAGGGCGCAGCGGTTGTACGACACCTATCGTTCCTACCCCGGGATCGACGATATTCCTGCGGCATTGCGGCGCGACCTCGAGACGACGCTGTTCCGGCGGCCGCTGGACGCGGTCTGGCAGGACTGCGTCGCCTACTTCACCGAGCGCGATCCGGCACAGCTCGGCGGTGCCGCCGAAGACCCCAAGCGGAAGATGGCGCTGGTGTTCCGGTGGTATCTGGGCCTGTCTTCCGGGTGGAGTATCCGTGGCGAAGCCGACCGCGTCGCCGACTATCAGGTGTGGTGCGGGCCCGCCATGGGCGGGTTCAACAACTGGGTCGCGGGGACGTATCTGGCGGCGCTGAACAACCGGCATGTCGCCGACATCGCCGATCAGATGATGCTCGGCGCGGCCTTTCTGACCCGGGTCGCGCAGCTGCGGACCGCGGGTGTGCGGTTGCCCGCCGCGTGCACCCGGTTCGTGCCCCGGCCGCCGGCGTAACCCGCTGATCAGCGGGTACGCCGCGGTACCCGGCAAGGTGGGGACGGCGGTTGATTTGGCACCTACGGATCCGTAGGCTCGCTGAGGTTGTCGCGCGGACGGTGCGATCCGTCCGCGTCCCGGGTGAGCCGAAACGTCTGAGGGGAAACACATATGGGGCGTCATCTGACCCAGCTGGAGCTGCTCATCGAGCTCGAGCCGGTGGCCGCGGCGAATGTCGACCGGCACCTGTCGATGACGAAGGACTGGCACCCGCACGACTACGTGCCGTGGGACGAAGGACGCAACTTCGCCGCGCTGGGCGGCGTCGACTGGGATCCGGAGCAGTCGCGGCTATCGGACGTGGCCAAGGCGGCCATGATCACCAACCTGCTCACCGAGGACAACCTGCCGTCCTATCACCGGGTGATCGCCGAGAACTTCTCCCAGGACGGCGCCTGGGGCACCTGGGTGGGCCGCTGGACCGCCGAGGAGAACCGGCACGGCATCGTGATGCGGGACTACCTGGTGGTCAGCCGCGGCGTGGACCCGGTCGAACTGGAACACGCCAGGATGGCGGCGATGACGACCGGGTTCGACCCGCTGGCCGTCGCCGAGCGCCGCGAGGTCGACCCGGATGTGGTGCCGAACGCCGGCTTCCTGCTCGGTGTCGCCTACGTGACGTTCCAGGAACTCGCGACCCGGCTCAGCCACCGCAACACCGGACGGGTGTGCAACGACCCCATCGCGGACAAGATGCTGCAGCGCATCGCCGCCGACGAGAACCTGCACATGATCTTCTACCGGAACATGTGCGGCGCGGCGCTGGACCTGGTGCCGGATCAGGCGCTCGAAGCGATCACGCTCACGCTGATGAACTTCCAGATGCCGGGCGCGGAGAACCCGAACTTCCGCCGCTACGGCGCGCTGATGGCCAAACACGGCATCTACGACATGCGCCAGCACCTCGAAGACGTGATCATGCCGGTGCTGCGGATCTGGAAAGTGTTCGAGCGCAACGACTTCACCGCTCGCGGCGAGCAGACGCGCGAGCAGCTCGCGGCTTTCCTCGCGAAGTACGAGAGCGACATGCTGAAGTTCGAGGAACGCCGCGACCGGATCGCCGCGCGCCAGGCCGCCAAACGGGACTCCGCACCATTGACCACCACCGTGGTCTGAGCGGGTCACGACACCCGTACCCGGTGCGGACGCCGGGTACGGGCTGAGTGCGGCCGACGGATCAGTCTCGGTCGGCCCGCTGGGCGAGCCGGGGGAGCGCGGCGAGGACGACGACACCGGTCAGGATCCGCCAGAGCACGAACGGATCGATCGCCAGGCGTTCGGCCGCACCGGCGCCCAGGCCGAGATGATCGGTGGCGAGGCTGGCGATCATGCCGAACACGGTGACGACGATCAGCGCGACGGTGGCGAACGCGAACGCCCGATGCCGCCGATAGAGCCAGGCGATGACGATCATGATCGCGAGACCGGTCGCCAGCTCCACGATCGCCCCGGTGGGGTGCAGGACGGCGCGCGCCCGGCTGCCACCGGGAACCTCGTCCGCGCTCCCCGGAAAGAGGCCGACGAGCACGATGGCGACGCAATTGACCAGGGCCAGGAGGGGAACAGCCCGTCCGAGAAGGGTTTTCGGTAACAGCGGCGTCAGGCACCACGCCGCCCCGAGGACGAGCACACCGAGCAGCACGAACTCGGCCGACATCACCGCGTGCCACGGCGAGCAGATGTACCGCGACGGCACCAACCCGTACTGCCCCATGTCGCCGAGACATTCGGGCACCCCGAGGTCGCTGATCATGTTGCCGGCCCAGCCGTACCCGGGCTCGGCCCAGCGCGCCGCCACCACCGCCTGCACGAGGTAGTAGGACACCGTCAGGATCAGCAGCGCCGCACCGGCTTTCAGCCGCCTCATCGGCGACACGTCGTGGCCGGGGCGGGCTGTGCCGCGAAGCGGTCGTTGATCCACGCGGTCACGGACTCGCCGCGGGCCCGCCACGCCTCGTGTCCGCCGGGTAGCACGTTGTCCACCAGATTCGTGCCGAGCGAGCACATGTCGGCGACCGCCTGGTTGGTCCACGCGGTGCTGACCAGATCGTCGTTGTCGCCGCGGGAGATGAAGGTCGGAATGTCGGTGGCCGCCTTGGGCAGGTTGCCGCCGGCTTCGTAATCGGCCAGTGCGCGCCGCGCCGCGTCGTCGACGAACTGCGCGGCAGCGGGCGTGGCGGCCTGACCGATGGCCAGGTCCTTCAGCGTGGTCTGCCCGGTGCAGAGCCCTTCCAGCCGCGGTGCGGCGGTGAGCAGCGGACCGTGCAGCACCTTGTCGAACGAATAGTCCGGGTCGCTGTAGCGGACCGCCGACACCAGATAGGGCAGCATCATGTACTGCCCGACCGTCAGCGTCCTCGTCTCCGCGGCCTGTGCCAGTTCGCTGCGCAACGCCGGCGACAACAGCACATCCCCGATGATCTCGAGCTCCGGTGCGTAGGTCGCGGCCGTCTCCGCCGCGGACTCGGTGGCCCGCCCGCCCTGCGAAAGCCCCACCAGGACCACCTTTTTCGTCAACGGCAGGTCGAGTTGCCGGACCGCCCGGACGGAGTCGAGCACGTCGTACCCGGACGACTCGGCATGCAGGTACGGTGCCGCACCCGGCCCGTCGAGCCCCTGATAGTTGGTCATCACCACCGCCTTGCGGGCGTCGAGCAGGTTGGCGACGGTGACGTCGTTGCCGAACAGCGCCGGCGAGTTCGTGGGCGCGCAGTCACTGACCACGCCCGCGGTGCCGTGCGCGTACGCGACCAACGGCCAACCGCCCTCCGGCGCGGTGCCTTTCGGCAAATACACCGCGCCCGACACCTCGATGGGCGATTTGTCCGGTGCGGTGGATATGTAGCGGAAATAGGTGGCCGAGGCGGCCGCCGCGGCGATCGTGGGACCGCCGTTGGTGAGCGGCCGCTGGGCGAGCAACGTGCCCGGCCGCGGCGGGGGGTCCGGCTCCGCGTCGTTCGAGGCCGAGCCGCAGCTCGCGGCCAGCAGCACCGCGGTCGCGGTCAGGGAAACCCACGTCAGTGCCCTTTTCGGTCGCACGTTCCTGTTGCTCCTTCGATTCTGCTGCGCACCGTCGGTCGAACCCGTATCCAGCAAGATCAGGATGTCCTGTGATCGCCGTCTCCGCACGCGTCAGTGAGCGGAATCTCAACCTCGGCACCAATTCGTAACCCGCAGCGGCTGGTGCGTGCAGCCGGACTTCAGTGAGTTACGGCTGTGCTTATCGAAGAACCCTGCGCGTCACTTCAAGCCGGACCGCACGAAGGCGTTGACGATATGCCGTTGCAGCAGCAGGTACATCAGCAACACCGGCAGGCAGGCGAGGCTGGCCAGCGCCATCATCGGCCCCCACTGATCGCCCTCGGTGCCCATGAAGCTGCGCAGCCCGAGCTGCAGCACGCTGTTGGACTGGCGCAGCACCACCGCGGGCCAGAAGTACTCGTTCCAGGCGTTGATGAAGAGCAGAATGCCCAGGGCCGCCAGGGCGGGCCGCAGATTCGGCACCACGACCGTCCAGAGGATCGACCACGACGAGCGCCCGTCGATCTTGGCCGCCGCCACCAGCTCCTTGGGAAAACTCGCCATGTGCTGGCGCAGCATCAGCACCGCGAGCGCCGAGCACAGGGTCGGCAGCACGACGCCGATCAGCGAGTTGATCAACCCGAGCTGGGTGAGCAGCACGTAATTCGGCAGCATCGTCACCTGGAACGGCACCAGCCAGGTGCCGACGAACGCGAGGTACAGCAGCTTCTGCAACGGAAAGGTGTACATCGCGAACGCGTACGAGGCCAGCAGGGCCACCAGTA
This genomic stretch from Nocardia brasiliensis ATCC 700358 harbors:
- a CDS encoding beta-ketoacyl synthase, which encodes MTVLEFDGIPFDRTGTGIAAQAAPHDSAAVAGDSASHTTAGNPLRDGDGDSRPPRLMQPLSEIRAGVVTAHRAALAAQVALQRAAWQRAVSSEAHGRSGSGLARKHDSAAAPAGAGVQPSADQVTPAAPEPAFKPLARTRRTALDRDALQRLTDGDLVGVFGTAYHRHGVDSAARLAAGQPLALTGVTAIELRGGTGKGRLAATFDGDPHAAAVQAAELFALFTGMHLCLSGSTLAAAPVRGRAERAAGTLELLVTDIDLIPRPYVTATVAFAGAQADSLVTVSVVEPVGAAVGPGAAAPGTLLNEFHMTHLSRGDQSIAMGPEFAEYTGVRATRLPTGGLLLVDRVLEFDGARGRLDNAAYTSEYDSPADSWYYGDTANDSMPHFVYMETSLQAALLMGYYAGPTLTQPGVTLSLRNLGGAATVLRQVDLRDKTIEQSSRLLSTTILPGSSLQTFDYTLSVDGAPFYIGETMFGYFSDEALANQTGLDAGRTAPTWLDEHADAAVRRIDVAARRADPRASLCARRTLALIDEIDVVDGGGKYDAGYLHSLRAIDGSDWYFERHFHLDPVIPGSLGVESVVHALQEWLLDAGYAEGMRDPVFRIPADIAFSWRYRGQFLPTDGTVELEAHIKEIRRGPRGVTVIADGSLWKPGLRIYELLDLAVELVEREDEQ
- a CDS encoding PfaD family polyunsaturated fatty acid/polyketide biosynthesis protein — protein: MTASRTGVVAASAAEIAALLLDVRRPCWIVRHDGRVGATSDESVAAGAQVLAAVAPLPPELLGDRRFAAAHGVRAAYAAGAMANGIASPALVSAMARAGYLASYGAAGVTPAAVDSALGELTRTLDGKPFACNLIHSPSEPALERAIVDSCLRHRVRCVEASAFMGLTAEVVRYRVAGLGVDRQGRVEVRNRLIAKVSRVEVAEPFLRPAPAHLLRGLVEAGDVTAEQARLAEQVPMADDITAEADSGGHTDRRPLLVLLPEIIAARDRSTLPAAAAVRIGAAGGIGTPAAAAAAFALGAAYVVTGSINQATREAAQCATTKQLLAQADFADCTMAPSSDMFELGVQVQVLRRGTMFAARAQRLYDTYRSYPGIDDIPAALRRDLETTLFRRPLDAVWQDCVAYFTERDPAQLGGAAEDPKRKMALVFRWYLGLSSGWSIRGEADRVADYQVWCGPAMGGFNNWVAGTYLAALNNRHVADIADQMMLGAAFLTRVAQLRTAGVRLPAACTRFVPRPPA
- a CDS encoding acyl-ACP desaturase — encoded protein: MGRHLTQLELLIELEPVAAANVDRHLSMTKDWHPHDYVPWDEGRNFAALGGVDWDPEQSRLSDVAKAAMITNLLTEDNLPSYHRVIAENFSQDGAWGTWVGRWTAEENRHGIVMRDYLVVSRGVDPVELEHARMAAMTTGFDPLAVAERREVDPDVVPNAGFLLGVAYVTFQELATRLSHRNTGRVCNDPIADKMLQRIAADENLHMIFYRNMCGAALDLVPDQALEAITLTLMNFQMPGAENPNFRRYGALMAKHGIYDMRQHLEDVIMPVLRIWKVFERNDFTARGEQTREQLAAFLAKYESDMLKFEERRDRIAARQAAKRDSAPLTTTVV
- a CDS encoding DUF998 domain-containing protein, which produces MRRLKAGAALLILTVSYYLVQAVVAARWAEPGYGWAGNMISDLGVPECLGDMGQYGLVPSRYICSPWHAVMSAEFVLLGVLVLGAAWCLTPLLPKTLLGRAVPLLALVNCVAIVLVGLFPGSADEVPGGSRARAVLHPTGAIVELATGLAIMIVIAWLYRRHRAFAFATVALIVVTVFGMIASLATDHLGLGAGAAERLAIDPFVLWRILTGVVVLAALPRLAQRADRD
- a CDS encoding lipase family protein: MRPKRALTWVSLTATAVLLAASCGSASNDAEPDPPPRPGTLLAQRPLTNGGPTIAAAAASATYFRYISTAPDKSPIEVSGAVYLPKGTAPEGGWPLVAYAHGTAGVVSDCAPTNSPALFGNDVTVANLLDARKAVVMTNYQGLDGPGAAPYLHAESSGYDVLDSVRAVRQLDLPLTKKVVLVGLSQGGRATESAAETAATYAPELEIIGDVLLSPALRSELAQAAETRTLTVGQYMMLPYLVSAVRYSDPDYSFDKVLHGPLLTAAPRLEGLCTGQTTLKDLAIGQAATPAAAQFVDDAARRALADYEAGGNLPKAATDIPTFISRGDNDDLVSTAWTNQAVADMCSLGTNLVDNVLPGGHEAWRARGESVTAWINDRFAAQPAPATTCRR
- a CDS encoding carbohydrate ABC transporter permease → MMIERLRTAGSHVLLAVTAVVCVFPIYWLFATSLRRPEDVTSLSPIPWPISFANYTDAADKVDVVGLIGNTFFIAALSAAGQLLVALLASYAFAMYTFPLQKLLYLAFVGTWLVPFQVTMLPNYVLLTQLGLINSLIGVVLPTLCSALAVLMLRQHMASFPKELVAAAKIDGRSSWSILWTVVVPNLRPALAALGILLFINAWNEYFWPAVVLRQSNSVLQLGLRSFMGTEGDQWGPMMALASLACLPVLLMYLLLQRHIVNAFVRSGLK